A stretch of DNA from Hippoglossus stenolepis isolate QCI-W04-F060 chromosome 16, HSTE1.2, whole genome shotgun sequence:
GGAGAGGTTTACAATGTGCTATGTTAGTATTCTTAaaatttgttgtgttatttgttagcgctttttattgtatatattatcatatttccttgtttatattatgttataagTTTACTAAGTTTATTCTATCGACTCCCTTGGTTTCTGTAATATGgcaattccccccccccagtggAACAAATAAAAGGATCATCTTATCCTCTTACACATAATATTTCCAAATtaagcaacaacacacacatccaatTTACAGCCTTTAAAGTCCCCCCAGTGAGaatcaagtttttaaatgtgttcccCTTGTGTCCTTTATATGTTGAAATAAGTAGTCAGCATCAGGGCTGCCTGTACTTCCACTTTAACACTGCAGTGAACAAATGccaatctgaaaaaaaaattctgattcagacaggtgaacagctctttgtgcaacAGCAGCTGGTCTTTACTTACCGCAGcttaattactgcaggtcaattttacagtttcagaatgaaagctgcaaccagcatcaccacaggctaaacaaacaacacattccaaacaggcaggttgagaACGGGAACTGCACTAGTAAAAATAATCTTTACATATATCCCTAGTTACAAATACATGTATGGATTGATAATATGGGGCGATATGGCAAACAATTTGGGCCAAGGTTATCGATAATTAtcattaaatgtcattttattaattttaagtgtaaagactgatttttgctcccgagtgaaggttgtggtttcaaaCTCTTTTATGAggagagaatgacaaacatttgataaacagcaaataATTATCTAAATCTGAGGAAGActaattatgtgttatacctccttacacaatgcataaccattatatcaatataaattCAACCTTTATAATATTGCTATTGCTTTATTGCCCACCATGCCCAGCCTTCATtgatatatttttctgtatcattacaggatgatgaggatgtcaGGAAGAGTCATGAGTTGCTGTGCCGCTCTGTTCCTTGCATTGGCATCTGTGTCAGCTGTAGAAAGACTCAATTCAATTGATGATTTGAAGAAAATCAATTTTGACCaatctgtgcacaaacacactcttctACTTCTCCACTGGTTTGCCAATGTAGTTGATATCAACAATAACCATGTCATTTGCTTGACCTTCGACCCAAACAATGAAGATTATGGCTCGCATCATTATGGCAACTATGAGCAGCTGCTGGACCCACTGCCTTGGGGTTACCAATACTACACTGTTGGCAATCTTAATGTAGACAGTCAAGAACAACTCCCAGACTACGTCGTCGATCCCCTGGCAGAGTATGAAGGAAGAAACATGGACCGCATCATATTCAGAGTCAGGCAAGAGAACACAGGAAGATCTATGCAGACAGATCAAGTGTACATCACACAGCACTATGAGACCTCTGAACAACAGGGGACAAGGTATGACCCGGAACATACGTACCAGGTCAGTACCAACCTTCTAAGGCAGATCAGAGAGTTTTCTGATGGAGAACACCAGGACTCACTGTGGGATCTCAGAAATCGCTATGGCAGTAGTGCTGACGATCGCGAGTTAGGGCACATCAGAAACACGTGGGGTAACCTGGCTTGTCTTggactgctgctgtttattgTAATCAAGGAAAAGCACTCCtcttacaaacaaaacaaaagacctCAGCCTCCagcaagaagaaacacggaACCCGATTATGTTGTCAACATCCCAGAAAACCCATCCCAGACATATCCCAGACAAAATCATATGGAGACTGATGGTTCGTGTAATTTGAGGGTGACGACCGGCAAGGATGGAGAAGCCAGGATTCTTTGGGAGAATGTTACTGAAAATCAACTAAACAATGAAGTGATGGTAGTGCTTTTCAATAACAATAGGGACCAGGAAGCAAGCAAGACTTTTATGTGCATTGGGGACAGTTCAGGCAGTTGGGACACCTCAGTGCTGCTAAATGACGGTCGTCAGGCTCGACTACATAAGGTGAGGAGACCGTGGTACTTCTGGCAAGTGGTGGGAGAGGAGATATGCAGAGGTCCTGAGTTTAAGAATCCCAGAGCAGACAGCGCAGTCAATATAAGCGGCTACGATGCACACCTCCTGCTCTTTGTAAAAGATGGCAAGGCGTGTGCTCGCTTATTTGTCATGAAGACCTTCAGTAATTGGAAGTCTGAATTTAACAATTCTTGGGTTGGTTTCTATGCCTCTGCAGATAAAGCCACAAATCAGTATGAATGGTGGCAGTGGCAATGGGCAACTAATTTCAGACGTAGCACTGATGTTCAGAACTACCTTTATGATGTATACGATTATCACTCAGGTATGTCCATTGCCCCTGGAGTCCAAGCACGATTCATAGGCCAGCCTGAGGAAGTTAAAGCATGCACTCCAAGCTGGGGGGGATGAAGATGACTGGATATGCATTGCAGACAATGTTTAAGTGGATGGAAAATCAACCCTGCTTTAaagttgattttatttgttacCTGCTTCTTGCACATATTGTTAATCTCTCTTTAAAATGCTGTCCtgttgtattatttgtttttcctttgtacGTTTCATTTCATTGAGTCTTGAATTTGCCAATTTCgtgaattttttttaactgtgacATATTTGTGATGAAACAACAAATGCACTGAATAACAGAACATCTCTAGTTTGCTTGGACTGAAAAGCCTCGGTCTGCTGTGAATAGCTTTTAAAGGGATCTCACCTGTCTGAATTTTATTACAccacaaaatattaaaacagcaGTTTCATCAGAACAAAAAGTGAAGTCTCATTGGTTGTATTTCACCAAAACCACATCTGGACATGATTGAGCTGATTGGTTGCACTTAAAAACCTGAAACGATTTAATAATACTGCAATACTGTAATGTTGAAAATTGGGGTTTTATAAATAACACTGTATGTATCAGACccatgtcagtgtttttattgcAAGTTAAAGAAAGAGTGTTTTTGTTGAGTGCATGTGTGGCCCATGATGCAAAACACGTACACAGATGAGCGATTTATCAGAAAGATCATTTCCAACCCTTGTGAAATTCACAAGTCCTCGTTTCTAGCCAAGTCCTGAACAGACCTATGAAAAGGCctttatgtttgtgttgaagAGATGAGTACCGTTTTAATGTGGTGAAACTCAGCAAGACCAAGCAGGTCATAAGATGAGTCATTACTAATAACTGTTGCAGATTGAGctttaagaaaatacaaatcaaaggTTCCTCTCTGGAGTGACAGAGTCCAGAGCCaaggacaaaaagacaaacagacactgcTGTTTGTTGTCACATTCATTATCTCATAATACAAGTCCAATACACTGAGTCAAAGAATCGTGATCTACAGGAAACTTCTTACTCCTGCTACAAAATAATACCAAATATTTAGAATCTCCATTTGTGGCAGGGAAATATAACAACAATCAATGATCATTGCAATATAAATTTCATTGCAGCAATAAAACTTAGTGCAACATATACCGATATATTGCTCATGCATTGTGCAAGCAGGGCGAGGAAGTAAACATAcaattgatctacctcagataTGCAAAATGTTTTGCCGTTTGTCACAAAGATGTTTAAAACCAAAGCCTTCACTCAGAAGCAAAAATCAGTCTAAACATTCATCGTGAAAATGATCGATACGAACTGGCCCTGCCCTACATACCAACTAGGCTAATTGATGTTCTAATGCAGTCGTGTTACATTTCTTCATCTCGATTAAAGCACTTTGACTTGTGGTATGTGTGATAAGTGCCATGCCCACCATGATTCTCTGTGTTCAACTGATAATAAGACTGGCCTTGTCTATGTTAACATACATGTTTTAATACTGGCAAAAGAAAGTAACTGAAAATACATTATcacgatttaaaaaaataaaaaacactcgAATGCCACTCagtgttatggaagttttctggaagctggtgaaaggagaactcgggcagcagctgatgtcttatgcagaagattttaatgtggacttgatgcatcaaggagaccagaaggtggaacaatatacaaacgctaacagagcaACTGTCACCCCCaggtctgaagatgtctcccacagttTCCCCATGCATCTTCCTttacttgcgtcacccattctaacagcacatccatgaatggctagaattgcttTCACTCgctatgttacatgtaggtgttcacatcctaaagtatgcattcctaaatcacattgtgtccttacgtcttgccactggtgaaatacgcaaaagagttaaagttggtgagagttggTTCCTCTGTCTTGCACATCTGAGTTGGATATGAAAGTCCATCAAcatagacactacaatgtaccattggttggtcctttatctataacctgaccttgggtactgcttagacggagaagggagtatctgtggaattagacaaGACCTATTCTCCTGTatagatataatgtaatatacaatatacataatatatagtggcatatacagtaatgtgtgaggatggtcaaaaattccttaACACTCCGTaaagcgcatacctccaccaagacccaacagtacCTTTAAatccaagctgcaccaaattacacacatgaTATCACTGCCTGTTGAGGATATTTTGGAGTacaacaagaagagaaaaaaaaatctaaacacacAGCAATGAGAGCATTGTTACACAGCATCTCGTGTGTGGATGATCTTAAGCTGCATTTACAAAAGATGTAGGTGGTGACTGCAAACTAActaaatgtttcctttgtgtgttcTGACTCCCTTTCTGTCCTGACCAACACAAAAGGCTCCATTACAGGATATCAAaagaaacctgtgtgtgtgtcacatgaatCCAGTTCTCTGGGAAAATCGGAAATACTTGGTTGGTTTGGAGGATACATAGTAAACAGCTAAATGAGACACTGTCGctgctctgaaaacagctgctgcagcctgtgtgtgttcagacaaaAAGCCTGACAGCTGATCTGCTCTTCCGCATGTCTCTGAACTATAATGAGCTTTAAACGCAGCACTGACATAAAGCTTTAACAAGCCTGAGGCCAAGTAACCTTCCAGGTGAGCCAGGGCAACTACCTGGGTGACAGCATCTCCTGCTGGTTGCTGGGAGAGTTGCAGGCTGAAACAACTATTCCATGTTCCACTGCAGATCATTAGAGCCATAGAATTCAACATGCTATTGAAATCTAGTGATCAGCTTTGAAGAACCGTATCAATATTACCATTTATATAAAGATTTATCCAATTGTGAAAGTAACATTTTGTAGGAGTGTCTTAGAAAAGTTGATGCCATTCACACTGAATCTTGACTGattaaaaataaggaaaaatataatatatatataataataatataattcagAAGTGATTGATGAAGGGAGTTCTTCAAAAAAGGTCCAGCAAAGGCACCACACTTTTAAATTTCCGTTCCATTCACTGAATAACAGAAAAGATTTTATCTACAATTAAACAGGAAGTAATGTCTCAACTTTCTCAAACCATGATTTCTGCAACAATCTagctaaaacaaaaaagatacaATCCCACAAATAACTGTCAATACAAACAATcagcttttgtatttttacaagTACATTACAGATAAACCCAAACTCTGTGCAACCACGAACAGAAGTTGCTATGCTGGTTTCACTTTCAAGGAAATAGCAACTTGAGGGAGTAGCGACTCTCACACTAACACAGATCATATACCTAGTGACCGCACACTAAGGCAGGTGAGTGCTCAAATTTTCTAATCACTActttttgatttagttttcacTCAAGATTTGATTGAGGCATTTAATCCCAGTCTTCTTTGTGAGGGGTTCGCtatttgtttctccttttattAAATAGTTTTTCTCTATTGAACAACATCATTTGTTCAGACGGTGATGCTACACTTGGTCATTCTTCTATGAAATCTTTGTTGTGTCATAGGAATACAGTCATTTACACATTACCAAAAACATTATTTCCAAATTTCAGCAAAAACAGAGTTACAAATCCTTAATCCACTTTATAGCCTTGAAACATTCACCTACTTTGTTCCATTCATGAACTGTGATAATTTAAAATCATACAGGCGATTTACCAAACAAATAAtatattgtcattattgtttgttatttctcaAGTGAtacaacacacattattttataGTTTGATCAGAGGCATtaaaataatgatgttttcacctctCCGTCAGGACAAGTCATCCTTTTTTCTATGATTTATAACAATAGACATCCTTATGAACACTGAAACAGGTTTTACTAATAACCGTTCCTTATCAGAGATACATCCTTGATGCAGCGGCCATTTCAGTATGGACTCCACCCTTTGTTAAACTACTCCTCTCCCATTGGAATACTTTAGAAACAAAACATAGAAGCTCATATTATAGTCAGAAAAACTTGAATAGATTTTCATGTAGAATAAAGATCCTCCTAATAAAACCTAAGCCCTTTCTGCATtagtaaatacataaattatcTCCATCTAGTACTTTCAGAcatatgtctctctctccctgtctttaAGTCTGTGCCTCACATCTCGAGAAGCATTCATCTCATTGCCTTCACACATAGCATATATATTGTTA
This window harbors:
- the LOC118123655 gene encoding uncharacterized protein LOC118123655, with translation MMRMSGRVMSCCAALFLALASVSAVERLNSIDDLKKINFDQSVHKHTLLLLHWFANVVDINNNHVICLTFDPNNEDYGSHHYGNYEQLLDPLPWGYQYYTVGNLNVDSQEQLPDYVVDPLAEYEGRNMDRIIFRVRQENTGRSMQTDQVYITQHYETSEQQGTRYDPEHTYQVSTNLLRQIREFSDGEHQDSLWDLRNRYGSSADDRELGHIRNTWGNLACLGLLLFIVIKEKHSSYKQNKRPQPPARRNTEPDYVVNIPENPSQTYPRQNHMETDGSCNLRVTTGKDGEARILWENVTENQLNNEVMVVLFNNNRDQEASKTFMCIGDSSGSWDTSVLLNDGRQARLHKVRRPWYFWQVVGEEICRGPEFKNPRADSAVNISGYDAHLLLFVKDGKACARLFVMKTFSNWKSEFNNSWVGFYASADKATNQYEWWQWQWATNFRRSTDVQNYLYDVYDYHSGMSIAPGVQARFIGQPEEVKACTPSWGG